One stretch of Chitinophaga pendula DNA includes these proteins:
- a CDS encoding non-ribosomal peptide synthetase, with the protein MENIYFSLNPSQRVIYFDQLMDINSVHYNIGGYHEFSGDINISYLKMAIRAGVHAFDALQLSFEQGDDGEGRCKLMPVGEVTITEVDLSGDADALNKGYEWLKERMNVSFDISLGELYDFSLIKVSEKKYFLLTKFHHLVCDGIGVAIFSQFVSDRYNALLKGVAPAPVTTTFRSTVEAYELSFDESLYQQDKVYWLKEFDRENNEFFDVRYPHAKEASESVVVPVDKSLLGRCNELMSNHKVNLAQLTMAALNVLYYHAYGWQNITYGLTSHNRRTRQEKIAFGTFAQIFPFSCAVTDPSITVHELFDKIKAKQRADYRHLNYPIAQINRDLKLFTKNRSQVFDIAVSYNVLDVVASMKDIQAAFYDISTESEPNPLHFWWRVYSGKQDLELRIDYRPKYFSGEDVRLLTERLFFIFDQFCSDVEKSMENIDVIPPTERIKLLKGFNDTKRDYPADQTVVSLFAKQAKETPDAVALQFLDTSITYRLLDERSNSVAHYLRSKGVRQGSYVPLLMERGTDMIIAILGVMKAGAAYVPIDITYPQNRIDYMVQDLNAVLTMRGLDNELLNTFPETTLEDQPAPASLAYIIYTSGSTGNPKGVMIEHRGMLNHLYAKINDLGIDKDSKVAYTASYTFDISVWQMFSALLCGGRTCIYAQDAILEPARLLTLFSQDAITIAEVVPSYLSAIVDVPEVQLLNDLKYLLITGEALHAWLVNKWFEVDKKGITLVNAYGPTEASDDICHYFITGPLDTSQVPIGSPVQNTRIYIVNEHGQLCPIGINGELCVAGIGVGRGYLNQDELTASKFVIDPFDSQGLQRMYKTGDLARWLPDGNIEFIGRMDDQVKVRGYRIELGEIEHAILNTALVRQVVVLTKGDVHKQLVGYVVPVAGYSKELLFGYLREQLADYMLPATIVELEEMPLTTNGKINKKALPDPEWNDSLPDEQMEPRSALEAVIINVWQEILKVPTIGIYDNLFKLGADSIMVIQFASRMNRKGYSISPQSVFKHQRPADLADYLNSNQHEQTTITAEQGILSGISGLLPIQHWYLQEKVPSAVTNHYNQAIFINIPPSVSVEDMHTIGRLLLIQHDALRFRYSYTGNNWKQEYSPVDAKKNLLSAINLQDTPAGDVRNVIKAAANECQQRLDITTGEVFRMILFTGIPSCQQHLLLMVGHHLVIDGVSWRIIEEDIGLLLQQLEKGVLPEQQLLGTKSASYKDWYQELTAYGKSEQLLSQVAYWENITNGYLPLVDVNSEVVGKVADGVELRQSLSARYTQQLLQEAGQRYNTDVNDILLSALMVTILKYNGRRKVNIGLEGHGREHLVASLDISRTVGWFTNLYPVMLELPEGEAELNLARIITEIKEQLRAVPDKGMGYGVLRYINKEAALQTEIQPWDIIFNYLGYWEGVYDSDAWPVGDMVGLEQRMAAPLILNSATSGGQLIFSLSYNRLQFEDQAMAAFMASYLSVLEEVIDHCTAAAGIYGTPSDYGLQGVATVGQLNDFMEEEVTPGLRRYEAIEGLYRLTGLQEGLLFHSLYKDSADADLYIEKQELELENVDPAIFRKSWEHIVANHSILRSSFFADRFKVPVQCVQKTVTLNFEYVESEETTATIPLFDLSVAPLLFLRLVKLTDRTYKLYWTHHHILLDGWSMPLIIMELLATYESLLKSEVRAVVRTDNYGDYIKYLERLDRRNERAYWNKYVAGIEGPTLLPFIDKKVSRNRGGESYGKVELRIEGKGARDIISYARNNGITFNTILQAVWSLLLHRYTANKDIVFGVTVAGRPADLSDVESRVGLYINTLPFRSQIDWEIGVTDWLLQLQSAHQASQEYQYTPLSDIQLSSGVTDDWFDSLLVYENYPIDWSEIKEKWQLKIKEVKIEEHTNYPLTIVAYSSAGDIHLQFSYNSLLLEETRVTQISNDFAWLLHRITAEGTSSLKALFDEQYGVNSNNVFTEELQQAGDELTVQWRLQQSFDTNKEKPALHYKDKLYTYADIDHRVTSIVAALEKLQLPQGSAVGISFEDRSWVICAMLAVLRIRGVFVMLEPTLPEGRLAAMLSQIDLSCVLTDQGNRQLYDDSVNFLSPADIDRYAVPGILQERNYDPSDNIYIYFTSGSTGIPKGVVGKNKGLSHFINWEITTFGIDSSFRISQFTNPGFDVFMRDTLVPLCAGACIYVPEEEHLLTGKKVMHWIADSQINLIHCVPTFFKFFNKNVAETDLKHLKYILLAGEKTIPFELKEWYETVGNAVQLVNIYGPTETTLAKGYFLINNKDIDRGFIPVKAIPGAQFMILDDQLNSCPQYVVGEIYIRTPYRTAGYLKNKRVDPSLFITNPYANREDDLIYRTGDQGRWHGDGELEIMGRIDNQIKIRGIRIDLDDIRQNILSYPVLREVVLISKKDEEGEVHIYAFFVSDDKVEVTVLRAYLDKILPRNMMPAYFIQLDAIPLLPNGKTDRRALMEYQIPTVGDVPLAVMTPAETKLVNVWASILKIDVGTIDINKSFFEAGGHSLKVFHLINEIQESFSVKLKLGEIFQNASVKKLAALITSLGETTVEHIIRIADREYYPASPAQERMYYQHTLHENNTDFNITLPFLIEENIDLSMLEKTLQQLVERHEGLRTGFFLQENGVVQKIFEEVTLGLEVLSEKNVSEALRQFARPFDLSVPPLIRSGWLKDQEGRSFLLLDVHHIVADGSSLEILMKDLYKLYNKQSIIQLPVRYVDYAHWVKNNGDTLEKQRQYWKNSLSGELPQLELPVSGNIYEIERYVCTEKILSVTGDIYSKIKAKAAACEVSEFMLFLSAYYIMLSRMSGSEDIIIGTDVIGRTHHDLKEVVGTFINVLPLRIQVTADEQYTDFLLAVKSLVLNAYENQDLQFDQIVNMLGEHARRSANPIFDVHFAYTAAAEEIDVASKAGLKYLVLDKEHISSQYPFKLEAFAYQKRVDISFVYDNRLFEEDTIELLKEYFYNILTAILHNESILVGDINLEVPAISLSDK; encoded by the coding sequence ATGGAAAATATTTATTTCTCGCTTAATCCCAGTCAAAGGGTTATTTATTTTGACCAGTTAATGGATATTAATAGTGTGCACTATAATATCGGTGGTTATCATGAATTTTCCGGTGATATTAATATATCCTATCTAAAAATGGCGATTAGGGCCGGAGTGCATGCGTTTGATGCACTTCAACTTTCATTTGAGCAAGGGGATGACGGAGAGGGAAGGTGTAAGTTAATGCCGGTAGGAGAGGTGACGATCACAGAGGTAGATCTATCCGGTGACGCGGATGCGTTGAATAAAGGATATGAATGGTTGAAAGAACGAATGAATGTTAGCTTTGATATTAGCCTGGGCGAGCTTTATGATTTTTCATTGATAAAGGTATCCGAGAAGAAATATTTCTTGCTAACTAAATTTCATCACCTGGTCTGTGACGGTATAGGGGTTGCTATTTTTAGCCAGTTTGTTTCAGATAGATATAATGCGCTGCTTAAGGGAGTCGCTCCGGCTCCTGTAACAACTACCTTTAGGTCTACAGTAGAAGCCTATGAGCTTTCTTTCGATGAATCACTCTACCAACAAGACAAGGTATATTGGCTGAAAGAGTTTGACAGGGAAAATAATGAATTCTTTGATGTTCGTTATCCACATGCGAAAGAAGCAAGTGAGAGTGTAGTTGTGCCTGTGGATAAATCCTTGCTAGGAAGATGTAACGAATTGATGAGCAACCATAAAGTGAACCTGGCCCAGCTTACTATGGCCGCATTGAATGTACTGTATTACCATGCCTATGGTTGGCAGAACATCACTTACGGCTTGACGTCCCATAACCGTAGGACCAGGCAGGAGAAAATAGCCTTCGGGACTTTTGCACAGATCTTTCCTTTCAGCTGCGCAGTAACAGATCCTTCTATAACAGTACATGAGCTATTCGATAAGATAAAGGCAAAACAACGCGCAGACTACAGGCATCTGAATTATCCGATCGCGCAGATTAACCGGGATCTCAAACTATTTACAAAGAACAGAAGTCAGGTGTTTGATATAGCGGTGAGCTATAACGTCCTGGATGTGGTGGCTTCTATGAAAGATATTCAAGCCGCATTTTACGATATCTCAACGGAAAGTGAGCCTAATCCATTACATTTTTGGTGGAGGGTATATAGCGGTAAGCAGGATCTTGAACTGAGAATTGATTATCGGCCCAAATATTTTAGTGGCGAGGATGTAAGATTATTGACTGAAAGACTTTTCTTCATTTTTGATCAATTTTGTTCAGATGTTGAAAAATCAATGGAGAATATAGATGTCATCCCTCCCACAGAACGGATAAAGTTGTTGAAAGGGTTCAATGATACTAAAAGGGATTATCCGGCAGATCAGACAGTGGTCAGCCTTTTTGCTAAACAGGCTAAGGAAACCCCGGATGCAGTGGCTTTACAGTTTCTGGATACATCTATTACCTACAGACTACTTGATGAGAGATCAAACAGTGTAGCACACTATCTGCGTAGTAAAGGTGTGAGGCAGGGAAGCTATGTACCCTTATTGATGGAAAGAGGTACTGATATGATAATTGCCATTTTGGGGGTGATGAAGGCTGGGGCTGCTTACGTCCCGATCGATATAACTTATCCTCAGAATCGTATCGATTACATGGTGCAAGACTTGAATGCGGTATTGACTATGCGGGGCCTAGATAATGAGCTGCTCAATACTTTCCCTGAAACTACATTGGAAGATCAGCCGGCACCAGCATCATTAGCTTATATTATTTATACTTCAGGGTCAACAGGTAATCCTAAGGGAGTAATGATAGAACACCGGGGTATGTTGAACCACCTGTATGCGAAGATTAATGACCTTGGGATAGACAAGGATAGCAAAGTAGCATATACCGCTTCTTATACTTTCGATATATCTGTTTGGCAGATGTTTTCGGCATTGTTATGTGGCGGTCGTACTTGTATTTATGCGCAGGATGCCATTTTAGAGCCGGCCCGGCTTCTGACTTTATTTAGTCAAGATGCAATAACAATAGCGGAAGTAGTACCCTCTTATTTGTCTGCCATAGTGGACGTGCCAGAGGTGCAGCTGTTGAATGACCTGAAATATCTGTTAATTACAGGAGAAGCATTGCATGCGTGGCTGGTGAACAAATGGTTTGAGGTGGATAAAAAAGGTATAACACTGGTGAATGCCTACGGTCCGACCGAAGCTTCTGATGATATCTGTCACTATTTCATCACAGGTCCGCTTGATACATCTCAGGTACCCATTGGTAGCCCCGTACAGAATACCAGGATCTATATTGTAAATGAGCATGGACAGTTATGTCCCATTGGTATTAATGGAGAACTATGCGTAGCCGGTATTGGCGTTGGTAGAGGCTATCTTAATCAAGACGAACTGACTGCATCCAAATTTGTAATAGATCCATTTGACAGTCAAGGACTACAGCGAATGTATAAAACAGGCGACCTGGCCAGATGGCTTCCGGATGGCAATATTGAGTTCATTGGCCGGATGGATGATCAGGTGAAGGTACGTGGATATAGAATTGAATTAGGTGAGATCGAACATGCTATATTAAATACTGCACTCGTTCGACAGGTAGTGGTACTTACCAAGGGAGACGTACATAAGCAGTTGGTGGGGTATGTGGTACCAGTTGCTGGTTATAGCAAGGAATTGTTATTCGGGTATTTAAGAGAGCAGCTAGCAGACTATATGTTGCCGGCTACGATAGTAGAGCTGGAAGAAATGCCTTTGACCACCAATGGAAAGATTAACAAAAAAGCATTGCCGGACCCGGAATGGAATGATAGTTTGCCTGACGAACAGATGGAACCACGGTCTGCATTGGAAGCGGTTATCATCAATGTCTGGCAGGAAATCTTAAAGGTACCCACCATCGGTATATATGATAACCTGTTTAAACTGGGAGCGGATTCCATAATGGTAATCCAGTTTGCCAGCCGCATGAACAGGAAAGGATACAGCATCAGTCCGCAATCAGTATTTAAACACCAACGGCCGGCTGATTTAGCAGACTATCTGAACAGTAATCAGCATGAACAAACCACCATAACAGCGGAGCAGGGCATCTTATCCGGTATTTCCGGATTATTGCCTATACAGCATTGGTATCTGCAAGAAAAGGTACCGTCAGCTGTTACTAACCACTACAATCAGGCTATTTTTATAAACATCCCCCCATCCGTATCGGTTGAAGATATGCATACAATAGGGCGCTTGCTGCTCATCCAGCACGATGCGCTCCGTTTCCGGTATAGCTATACTGGAAACAATTGGAAACAGGAGTATAGTCCTGTTGACGCGAAAAAAAATTTGCTGTCAGCTATAAACTTGCAAGATACTCCTGCTGGAGATGTAAGGAATGTTATTAAGGCTGCTGCCAATGAATGTCAGCAGCGCCTCGATATTACTACTGGAGAAGTATTCCGGATGATACTTTTTACTGGTATTCCTTCCTGTCAGCAACATTTATTATTAATGGTAGGTCATCACCTTGTTATAGATGGCGTCTCTTGGAGAATCATTGAGGAAGATATTGGTCTCTTGTTGCAACAACTAGAAAAAGGAGTATTACCGGAACAACAGCTATTGGGTACAAAATCTGCTTCCTATAAAGATTGGTACCAGGAATTGACTGCCTATGGTAAGTCCGAACAACTTTTGTCTCAAGTTGCTTACTGGGAAAACATTACGAATGGATATCTTCCTTTGGTAGATGTAAATAGCGAAGTAGTGGGTAAAGTAGCAGATGGTGTGGAACTGAGACAATCATTATCGGCAAGATACACACAACAACTATTACAAGAGGCAGGACAACGCTACAATACGGATGTCAATGACATACTGTTGTCAGCCTTGATGGTCACAATATTGAAATATAATGGAAGAAGGAAAGTCAACATCGGACTGGAGGGACATGGTCGTGAGCATTTAGTTGCATCCCTGGATATAAGTCGTACAGTGGGATGGTTCACCAATCTTTACCCTGTAATGCTCGAATTACCGGAAGGGGAAGCCGAACTCAATTTAGCGCGCATTATTACGGAGATAAAAGAACAATTACGTGCGGTGCCGGATAAAGGGATGGGATATGGTGTGTTAAGGTATATCAATAAAGAAGCAGCATTACAAACGGAGATACAGCCCTGGGATATAATATTTAACTATCTGGGATATTGGGAAGGAGTGTACGACAGCGATGCTTGGCCTGTAGGGGATATGGTTGGGTTGGAGCAAAGAATGGCAGCACCATTAATATTGAATAGCGCTACATCGGGAGGTCAGTTGATATTCAGTTTGAGTTATAATAGGTTACAATTCGAAGATCAGGCCATGGCGGCCTTTATGGCATCTTATCTTTCCGTACTGGAAGAGGTAATCGATCATTGTACAGCCGCTGCAGGTATCTATGGCACTCCTTCTGACTATGGTTTACAAGGAGTGGCAACGGTAGGGCAGCTGAATGATTTTATGGAGGAGGAAGTGACCCCGGGCTTAAGGAGATATGAAGCCATAGAAGGGTTATACAGGTTAACGGGCCTCCAGGAAGGGCTATTGTTTCATAGCTTATACAAGGATTCAGCCGATGCCGACTTGTACATTGAGAAGCAGGAACTGGAGCTGGAGAATGTAGACCCGGCAATATTTAGAAAGAGTTGGGAACATATTGTTGCGAACCATAGTATACTAAGGAGTTCTTTTTTTGCTGACCGGTTTAAAGTACCTGTACAATGTGTACAGAAAACTGTGACATTGAACTTTGAGTACGTGGAAAGTGAAGAGACGACGGCTACGATCCCTTTATTTGATCTTTCAGTAGCACCACTGCTATTTTTGCGGCTGGTGAAATTAACTGATCGGACATACAAACTATACTGGACGCACCATCATATATTACTGGATGGCTGGTCTATGCCACTGATTATAATGGAATTGCTGGCTACATACGAAAGCTTACTGAAAAGCGAAGTACGGGCTGTCGTAAGAACAGATAATTATGGCGACTATATAAAATACCTGGAAAGACTTGATAGAAGAAATGAAAGAGCATATTGGAATAAATATGTTGCCGGAATTGAAGGTCCTACCTTATTACCATTTATAGATAAAAAGGTATCCAGGAACAGAGGGGGTGAAAGCTATGGTAAAGTGGAGCTTAGAATAGAAGGGAAAGGTGCCCGGGACATAATATCCTACGCCAGAAATAATGGAATTACATTCAATACCATTCTTCAAGCTGTCTGGAGCCTGTTACTGCATAGGTATACAGCGAATAAGGATATTGTATTTGGTGTTACAGTAGCAGGTCGTCCTGCAGACCTTTCAGATGTGGAAAGTCGTGTAGGACTTTATATCAATACCCTGCCATTCAGAAGCCAGATAGATTGGGAAATAGGTGTAACTGATTGGCTGTTGCAACTGCAGTCTGCACACCAGGCTAGCCAGGAGTATCAATACACGCCATTAAGTGATATTCAATTAAGCAGTGGTGTAACCGATGATTGGTTCGATTCGCTGTTAGTATATGAGAATTATCCGATAGACTGGTCAGAAATAAAGGAGAAATGGCAGCTGAAAATTAAGGAAGTAAAAATAGAAGAACATACCAACTATCCCTTGACGATAGTAGCATATTCATCAGCAGGTGATATTCATCTGCAATTTAGCTACAACAGTCTTCTGTTAGAAGAAACAAGGGTAACGCAGATAAGTAATGATTTTGCATGGTTATTACATCGTATTACCGCTGAAGGTACATCATCGCTTAAAGCATTATTCGATGAGCAGTATGGTGTTAATAGCAATAATGTATTCACGGAAGAGCTTCAGCAGGCGGGAGATGAGCTGACAGTACAGTGGAGACTGCAACAGAGCTTTGACACCAATAAGGAAAAACCGGCATTACACTACAAAGACAAGTTGTATACCTATGCTGATATTGACCATAGAGTTACCAGTATTGTAGCTGCACTGGAAAAACTTCAGTTACCGCAAGGTAGTGCTGTTGGTATATCATTTGAAGATCGTAGCTGGGTGATCTGCGCTATGTTGGCCGTGTTGAGAATACGTGGTGTATTCGTAATGCTGGAACCGACATTGCCGGAAGGCAGATTGGCCGCTATGTTATCGCAGATAGATCTGAGCTGTGTATTGACAGATCAGGGAAACAGGCAGCTGTATGATGATAGCGTCAATTTCCTCAGTCCCGCCGATATTGACAGATATGCTGTACCAGGTATCCTACAGGAAAGAAACTATGATCCGTCAGATAATATCTACATATATTTCACTTCGGGAAGTACAGGTATTCCTAAGGGAGTGGTAGGTAAGAATAAAGGACTTTCTCATTTTATCAACTGGGAAATAACAACGTTTGGTATTGACAGTAGTTTCAGGATTAGCCAGTTCACGAACCCTGGATTCGATGTATTTATGAGGGATACCTTGGTGCCATTATGTGCAGGTGCCTGTATATATGTGCCTGAGGAAGAACATTTACTTACTGGTAAGAAAGTGATGCACTGGATTGCAGATAGCCAGATTAATCTGATTCATTGTGTTCCAACTTTCTTCAAATTCTTTAATAAGAATGTAGCAGAAACAGACTTAAAACATTTGAAGTACATACTGCTGGCGGGAGAAAAAACGATTCCGTTCGAACTGAAAGAATGGTATGAGACCGTAGGCAATGCTGTACAATTGGTTAATATTTACGGTCCTACGGAGACGACGTTGGCAAAAGGATATTTTCTAATTAATAACAAAGATATCGATAGAGGATTTATTCCTGTTAAAGCGATACCGGGAGCACAGTTTATGATCTTGGATGATCAGTTGAATAGTTGCCCGCAATACGTGGTCGGAGAAATCTATATCAGAACCCCATATCGCACTGCCGGTTACCTCAAAAATAAACGGGTAGATCCAAGCCTGTTTATAACAAATCCGTATGCAAACAGAGAAGATGATCTGATATATAGAACTGGTGACCAGGGCCGTTGGCATGGCGATGGAGAATTGGAGATAATGGGTAGGATAGATAACCAGATAAAAATCAGGGGAATACGAATAGATCTGGATGATATCAGACAAAACATATTATCATATCCGGTATTAAGAGAAGTAGTACTTATCAGTAAAAAGGATGAGGAAGGAGAGGTCCATATTTATGCTTTCTTCGTAAGCGATGATAAAGTTGAAGTCACAGTACTGCGAGCATATCTAGATAAGATCCTGCCCAGGAATATGATGCCTGCATACTTTATCCAGCTGGATGCAATACCATTGTTACCTAATGGTAAGACAGACAGAAGGGCATTAATGGAGTATCAGATACCCACTGTAGGCGATGTTCCGCTAGCGGTCATGACTCCTGCAGAGACAAAACTTGTGAACGTCTGGGCATCAATATTGAAAATAGATGTGGGTACTATAGATATTAATAAGAGTTTCTTTGAAGCAGGAGGTCATTCCTTAAAAGTGTTCCACCTGATAAATGAGATCCAGGAGAGCTTCAGCGTAAAGCTAAAATTGGGAGAAATATTTCAGAATGCTTCCGTAAAGAAACTTGCTGCACTCATCACTTCGTTGGGGGAGACCACTGTTGAGCATATAATTCGGATAGCTGACAGAGAATATTATCCAGCCTCACCGGCGCAGGAGCGAATGTATTATCAACACACGCTACATGAAAATAATACTGATTTTAATATCACATTGCCGTTCCTGATAGAAGAGAATATAGATTTGTCAATGTTGGAAAAGACCTTACAGCAACTGGTTGAAAGACATGAAGGGCTGAGGACCGGTTTCTTCCTGCAAGAAAACGGTGTGGTACAAAAAATATTTGAAGAGGTAACACTTGGCTTGGAGGTACTTTCCGAAAAAAATGTTAGCGAGGCATTGCGACAATTTGCCCGTCCCTTTGATCTGTCTGTTCCCCCATTAATTAGAAGTGGGTGGCTAAAGGACCAGGAAGGGAGGTCATTCTTGTTATTAGATGTTCACCATATTGTCGCAGATGGATCTTCCCTGGAGATATTAATGAAGGATCTGTATAAGCTTTATAACAAACAGTCAATAATCCAGTTACCGGTTCGATATGTTGATTATGCACATTGGGTAAAGAACAATGGAGATACGTTGGAAAAACAACGTCAATACTGGAAAAATAGTTTGTCTGGTGAACTACCTCAGCTTGAACTACCGGTATCTGGTAATATTTACGAAATAGAGCGATATGTATGTACTGAAAAGATACTCTCTGTTACTGGAGATATTTACAGTAAGATAAAAGCAAAAGCGGCAGCTTGTGAGGTTTCCGAGTTTATGCTGTTTTTATCCGCCTATTATATTATGTTATCCCGCATGTCTGGTAGTGAGGATATTATTATAGGCACAGATGTTATTGGCCGTACCCATCACGATCTGAAAGAGGTAGTTGGCACTTTTATAAATGTATTGCCGCTCAGAATACAGGTTACTGCAGATGAGCAGTATACAGATTTTCTGTTGGCGGTGAAAAGTTTAGTACTGAATGCTTACGAAAACCAGGATCTGCAATTCGATCAGATTGTCAATATGCTCGGTGAGCACGCTAGGAGATCAGCGAACCCGATTTTTGATGTACACTTCGCCTATACAGCGGCGGCGGAGGAAATTGATGTTGCCTCAAAAGCCGGCTTAAAATACCTGGTATTGGACAAGGAGCACATAAGCAGCCAGTATCCATTTAAATTGGAAGCATTTGCCTATCAGAAGAGGGTTGATATTTCTTTTGTATATGACAACAGATTGTTTGAAGAAGACACGATCGAGTTATTGAAAGAATATTTCTATAACATTCTTACGGCAATATTACATAATGAATCTATCCTTGTAGGAGACATAAATCTTGAAGTTCCTGCAATTTCTCTCTCAGATAAATAA
- the asnB gene encoding asparagine synthase (glutamine-hydrolyzing), with product MCGICGFINFKARASAEDKEIVRRMTDKLIHRGPDAQDTLIFDNVALGFCRLSIIGLGNGMQPISNEDDSIFLVCNGEIFNYIELRDTLRAKGHIFKTESDVETIIHLYEDHGMDFVNMLNGQFAFALYDKRKSELYCVRDHMGIVPLYYTFANDIFVFGSEIKAILEHPAVSRQVDLVALDQVFTFPGLISPRTMFKDIHSLENGHYLKVDPEGRISKKEYWDLDFPAEGQVEERDEKYYVDKLEELFEKSIKLRLRSDVPTGLYLSGGLDSSMITMKVDQLQPGKHKEAFSIDFVESDISETSYQELVATASNANLNKKTFYFKDISERLKQAIYHCECPLKETYNTASLALSSSSRAKGVKVILSGEGSDELFAGYVGYRFDKMRAMGGFQSPLTDTERAYRNRVWGDDTVFYESDFSEITNTKRQLYSKSVNDNFDQVNCLNFPVINKARLKGRHVINKRSYLDYKLRLVDHLVADHGDRMALAHSVEVRYPFLDKEIIEFSTQVPPDLKLKDFTEKYIVKTLASRFVPKKVVEREKFGFVAPGSSYLLQNKVEYIQDLLSYSQIERQGYFNPDMIESLKTRYSQKGFKLNLPFESDLLITVITFGIFLDQFFE from the coding sequence ATGTGTGGCATATGCGGATTTATAAATTTTAAGGCACGGGCATCAGCAGAGGATAAAGAGATAGTGCGTAGAATGACGGACAAACTGATCCATAGAGGACCGGATGCGCAGGATACATTAATTTTCGATAATGTGGCACTGGGATTTTGCCGTTTAAGCATTATCGGTTTAGGGAATGGCATGCAGCCGATCAGTAATGAGGACGACTCTATTTTCCTGGTATGTAATGGAGAAATATTCAATTATATTGAACTGAGAGACACATTAAGAGCAAAGGGCCATATATTTAAAACAGAATCAGATGTAGAGACGATCATTCACTTATATGAAGACCATGGGATGGACTTTGTCAATATGCTGAATGGCCAGTTTGCTTTTGCATTGTACGACAAGCGCAAAAGTGAACTTTACTGCGTACGTGACCACATGGGGATTGTTCCTTTATACTATACTTTTGCCAACGATATTTTCGTATTCGGATCGGAGATTAAAGCAATTCTGGAACATCCTGCTGTGAGCCGGCAGGTTGATCTGGTAGCATTGGACCAGGTGTTTACCTTTCCCGGACTGATAAGTCCCAGGACCATGTTTAAAGATATACATAGCCTGGAAAATGGACATTATCTCAAAGTAGATCCCGAAGGCCGTATTAGTAAAAAGGAATACTGGGATTTGGATTTTCCGGCAGAAGGGCAAGTCGAAGAAAGGGACGAAAAATATTATGTTGACAAACTGGAGGAACTGTTCGAAAAGTCTATCAAATTAAGATTGAGATCAGATGTACCAACAGGTTTATATCTGAGCGGAGGGCTGGACTCGTCTATGATAACGATGAAAGTAGACCAACTGCAACCAGGAAAACATAAAGAGGCATTCTCCATTGATTTTGTTGAGTCAGATATATCAGAGACTTCTTATCAGGAACTCGTAGCTACCGCCAGCAATGCTAATCTTAACAAAAAGACATTCTATTTTAAAGATATCAGTGAGCGGTTAAAACAGGCAATTTACCACTGTGAGTGTCCTTTAAAGGAGACATACAATACAGCTTCCCTGGCCTTATCTTCTTCCAGCCGTGCAAAAGGAGTAAAAGTAATCCTCTCTGGGGAAGGGTCAGACGAATTATTTGCCGGCTATGTAGGTTACCGGTTCGATAAAATGCGGGCAATGGGCGGTTTCCAGTCTCCGCTTACTGATACCGAACGAGCATATAGAAACAGGGTGTGGGGAGATGATACCGTATTTTATGAGTCCGATTTTTCTGAAATAACAAATACAAAAAGGCAGCTATATTCAAAAAGTGTTAATGACAACTTTGACCAGGTTAACTGCCTGAATTTTCCCGTAATTAATAAAGCACGGTTAAAGGGCAGACACGTTATTAACAAACGTTCCTATCTTGATTATAAGCTAAGGTTAGTGGATCACCTGGTCGCTGATCATGGGGACAGGATGGCATTAGCACATTCTGTAGAGGTAAGATATCCTTTCCTGGATAAGGAGATTATAGAATTTTCCACGCAAGTGCCCCCTGATCTTAAACTGAAAGATTTTACGGAAAAATATATTGTGAAAACACTAGCAAGCAGATTCGTACCAAAGAAGGTAGTGGAAAGGGAGAAGTTTGGATTTGTTGCACCTGGTAGCTCCTATTTGTTGCAGAATAAAGTAGAATATATCCAGGA